In one Rhodopirellula halodulae genomic region, the following are encoded:
- a CDS encoding DUF1549 domain-containing protein, producing the protein MINDSIEQVWRDFSIRPASEVDDATWCRRVYLDVIGRIPSFEELGEFMGDRDSNKRANLVDRLLNDDRYTEEYANHWSTVWTNLLIGRSGGTDRRDLTNRTGMQKYLRDSFAANKTYDQLAYELVTAEGSTTPGNPNFNGAVNFLVDKVNQEKGTLATSSVSRIFLGQQVQCTQCHNHPFNQWKQQKFWEFNAFFRQTRALRRFVDGTRDIESAELVNQDFGGEANDPEDALVFYELRNGLQKVAYPVFTDGTEIERSGFVEDVNRREELGRLMLQSEYLDKMIVNRMWSLFMGYGFTRPIDDLGPHNPSSHPELLENLGKEFRQSSYDLKKLITWITLSRPYQLASTLGTNNELDDPTIGESPKFSRFYLRQMSAEQLYASMVTASNAQSKGSYEEQEAERRRWLSQFVVAFGNDEGTEATTFNGSIPQALMLFNGDLTKNATSLEPGSFLKQLSQTGRSPKDRITRLFLAGLARRPTKNEMAIASKLLVARKGNEAEMLQDMWWAILNSNEFIMQH; encoded by the coding sequence ATGATCAACGATTCCATCGAACAGGTGTGGAGAGACTTTTCGATTCGGCCCGCATCGGAAGTTGACGATGCGACTTGGTGTCGCCGCGTTTACTTGGACGTGATTGGGCGAATCCCATCGTTCGAGGAACTCGGCGAGTTCATGGGCGATCGCGATTCGAACAAACGAGCCAACTTGGTCGACCGTCTGCTCAACGACGATCGCTACACCGAAGAATATGCCAACCACTGGTCCACCGTTTGGACGAACTTGTTGATCGGACGCAGTGGCGGAACCGATCGTCGTGACTTGACCAATCGAACCGGCATGCAGAAGTACCTGCGTGACAGTTTCGCGGCCAACAAGACCTACGACCAACTGGCGTACGAATTGGTGACCGCGGAAGGATCCACCACGCCCGGCAATCCAAACTTCAACGGGGCCGTGAACTTCTTGGTCGACAAAGTGAACCAGGAAAAAGGCACGCTGGCGACCAGCAGCGTGTCGCGAATTTTCTTGGGGCAACAGGTTCAGTGCACCCAATGCCACAACCACCCGTTCAATCAGTGGAAGCAACAGAAGTTCTGGGAGTTCAACGCGTTCTTCCGTCAAACGCGTGCCCTGCGTCGCTTTGTCGATGGAACCCGTGACATCGAGTCCGCGGAACTGGTCAACCAAGACTTCGGTGGGGAAGCCAACGACCCAGAAGATGCTTTGGTCTTTTATGAACTTCGCAACGGTCTTCAAAAAGTCGCGTATCCGGTCTTCACCGACGGAACCGAAATTGAACGAAGTGGATTTGTGGAGGACGTCAATCGCCGCGAGGAGTTGGGCCGGTTGATGCTGCAAAGCGAGTACTTGGACAAAATGATCGTCAACCGAATGTGGTCGTTGTTCATGGGCTACGGGTTCACTCGTCCAATCGATGACTTGGGACCACACAACCCATCATCGCATCCGGAGCTGTTGGAAAATCTCGGCAAAGAATTCCGCCAATCCAGTTACGACCTGAAGAAGCTCATCACCTGGATCACGCTCAGCCGTCCTTACCAGCTTGCTTCCACCCTGGGAACGAACAACGAACTGGACGATCCCACGATCGGCGAGTCACCAAAATTTTCGCGGTTCTATCTGCGCCAGATGAGTGCGGAACAGCTATACGCATCGATGGTTACCGCCAGCAACGCACAATCCAAAGGCAGCTACGAAGAACAGGAAGCCGAACGTCGTCGTTGGCTGTCACAATTCGTGGTCGCCTTTGGCAACGACGAGGGAACCGAAGCCACCACGTTCAACGGTTCGATTCCGCAGGCATTGATGTTGTTCAACGGCGACTTGACGAAGAACGCGACCAGTTTGGAACCCGGTTCGTTTTTGAAGCAGCTCAGCCAAACAGGACGCTCGCCTAAAGACCGAATCACGCGATTGTTCCTGGCGGGTCTGGCTCGTCGCCCAACAAAGAACGAAATGGCGATCGCCAG
- a CDS encoding SMP-30/gluconolactonase/LRE family protein, translating to MLAMTAVLIAAGVTTTSQAQTPSTIGRVERLDDGIGKYLSDDAKIEVLASGFTWTEGPVWVPAKKDGDEGALLFSDIPRNSIFKWTESGGVELFLKPSGYTGNTYYGLEPGSNGLMLDAKGRLVMCEHGDRRVSVLTVDGGKQTLVDNYQGKRLNSPNDLVFDKNGNLFFTDPPYGLPERAEDKRRELDFCGVYRVTPSGDTTLLTDSIARPNGIGLSPDEQTLYVAQSDPQNPVWMAFPLKSNGTLGEGRVLGNASDAMKQFPGLPDGMAIHSDGTLFASGPGGIYVMTPEGKRLGRIITGGRTSNCTFDSDEGWLYMTADDKLCRIQLRN from the coding sequence ATGCTCGCCATGACTGCGGTGCTCATCGCCGCCGGCGTCACCACCACCTCGCAAGCTCAAACTCCCTCAACCATCGGTCGCGTTGAACGACTGGACGATGGGATCGGAAAGTACCTCAGCGACGACGCGAAGATCGAAGTTCTGGCATCGGGATTCACTTGGACCGAAGGCCCGGTTTGGGTTCCCGCGAAAAAGGATGGCGATGAAGGCGCGTTGCTGTTCAGCGACATTCCTCGCAACAGCATTTTCAAATGGACCGAAAGTGGTGGCGTGGAACTGTTCCTCAAGCCCAGCGGCTACACGGGCAACACCTATTACGGTTTGGAACCTGGCAGCAACGGTTTGATGCTGGACGCCAAAGGTCGTTTGGTGATGTGTGAACACGGTGACCGACGCGTGTCCGTATTGACCGTCGACGGTGGCAAGCAAACCTTGGTCGACAACTATCAAGGCAAACGTCTGAACAGCCCCAACGATCTGGTCTTTGACAAAAACGGCAACTTGTTTTTCACGGATCCACCCTACGGCTTGCCCGAACGGGCCGAAGACAAGCGACGCGAATTGGACTTCTGCGGCGTTTACCGTGTCACACCATCCGGCGACACAACGCTGCTAACGGATTCGATCGCTCGTCCCAACGGCATTGGATTGTCACCCGACGAGCAAACGTTGTACGTCGCACAGAGCGATCCTCAGAACCCGGTCTGGATGGCCTTTCCGTTGAAGTCCAATGGGACTCTTGGCGAAGGTCGTGTGCTTGGCAATGCATCCGACGCCATGAAGCAGTTCCCCGGCCTTCCCGATGGCATGGCGATTCACAGTGACGGAACCTTGTTCGCCAGCGGACCGGGAGGCATCTACGTGATGACGCCGGAAGGCAAACGACTGGGACGCATCATCACCGGAGGCCGCACCAGCAACTGTACCTTCGATTCCGACGAAGGCTGGCTATACATGACCGCCGACGACAAACTGTGCCGGATTCAGCTACGAAACTGA